A window of Methanolobus sediminis contains these coding sequences:
- a CDS encoding RAD55 family ATPase codes for MVLTSFGLKNVPSNVVLLVEEDIGDVKSVFFHKITSDALKSGKKVFYISTRNSENDLKDEMNKFDSLTKPELFTAIGNFSDHIALLDMCYKRHRLYSRLHGENNGSLLHNISEADVCIIDMFAALFVHEDTEVISETIEALISISRKENITFLLSADMGILPERAEKIIRSMVDGVIQFRTEYMAGKINRYINIPKMKGSIPLNKMIAYNVTSQGITMDMRERVG; via the coding sequence ATGGTGCTGACTAGCTTTGGTTTAAAAAACGTACCTTCCAATGTGGTACTATTGGTAGAAGAAGACATAGGAGATGTAAAAAGTGTCTTTTTCCACAAGATCACTTCTGATGCTCTTAAATCTGGAAAAAAAGTTTTCTATATATCTACCAGAAATTCAGAAAACGATCTGAAAGATGAAATGAACAAATTCGATTCTCTGACAAAACCTGAGCTTTTTACAGCCATTGGCAATTTTTCAGATCATATTGCCTTACTGGACATGTGTTACAAACGCCACAGGCTTTACAGCAGGCTTCACGGAGAGAATAACGGATCACTGCTGCACAATATCAGTGAAGCTGATGTCTGCATCATTGACATGTTTGCCGCACTATTCGTTCATGAAGACACAGAAGTTATATCCGAGACCATAGAAGCACTTATCAGTATCAGCAGGAAAGAGAACATCACATTCCTGCTTTCAGCAGATATGGGTATACTCCCTGAAAGAGCCGAGAAGATAATCCGCTCCATGGTTGATGGTGTTATCCAGTTCAGGACCGAGTACATGGCTGGCAAAATTAACAGATACATCAATATTCCAAAAATGAAAGGCAGCATTCCCCTGAATAAGATGATCGCTTACAATGTGACCAGTCAGGGAATTACAATGGATATGAGAGAAAGAGTCGGTTAA
- a CDS encoding archaellin/type IV pilin N-terminal domain-containing protein → MAGNDMKAFLNDNRGVTVIFGTLLLILITIIAASSVAYMISTTQKQAMDLESHQNSVENENLKIVSIDPHGDGSNWESIDLKILNLNIEDSYISAIRINDGYFLYYRSYEDDSSETFDTYKGYPAVYNANHRLKIPATKSKTVHLNFSDIYVQGTETIDTSAWTNNSLDFTYSLKKHPWDAYGEYAYNLNLTYVNGTNCIETGNITMDDENRQITFLGNVSGGNLTNTSDYNLTYSLNFKSYPGISPSERDPVRVELITSYINVFREVFTPPTPVAAVQFKVEYLQDGNGTQSPNSYLILDASDSIDIDGFITSYKWAIWKDSGNGTATLYDYNLQGMVVRPNGIDPYNDHNVTIDLMLTDDDGMTSRLSQVSGNLTIL, encoded by the coding sequence ATGGCTGGCAACGATATGAAAGCATTTTTGAACGACAACCGTGGTGTCACTGTTATATTTGGCACTTTATTGCTGATACTGATCACAATAATTGCTGCTTCCAGCGTTGCTTACATGATATCCACAACCCAGAAACAGGCTATGGATCTGGAAAGCCATCAGAATTCAGTTGAGAATGAGAACCTGAAAATAGTTTCCATTGATCCACATGGGGATGGTTCTAACTGGGAATCCATTGACCTGAAAATACTTAATCTGAATATTGAAGATTCCTACATCTCAGCAATACGAATAAATGACGGATATTTCCTATATTACCGGTCTTATGAAGACGACTCATCTGAAACTTTTGATACTTACAAAGGATACCCGGCTGTTTACAATGCAAACCACAGGCTGAAGATCCCTGCTACAAAGAGCAAAACTGTCCACCTCAATTTTTCAGATATTTATGTTCAGGGAACTGAAACCATAGACACTTCTGCATGGACGAATAATAGTCTTGATTTTACATATTCCCTCAAAAAACATCCATGGGATGCTTATGGTGAATATGCATACAATTTAAATCTCACCTATGTAAATGGAACAAACTGCATTGAAACTGGCAATATTACAATGGATGATGAAAACCGACAAATCACATTCCTTGGTAATGTTTCAGGTGGAAATCTTACCAATACATCAGATTACAATCTCACATATTCATTAAATTTCAAGTCATATCCTGGTATATCACCTTCTGAAAGAGATCCTGTCAGGGTCGAACTTATTACCTCATACATCAATGTTTTCAGGGAAGTATTTACACCTCCAACGCCGGTGGCAGCAGTACAGTTCAAAGTTGAATATCTGCAAGACGGAAATGGTACCCAGAGTCCGAATAGCTACCTTATATTAGATGCTTCTGACTCCATAGATATTGATGGTTTCATTACCAGCTATAAATGGGCCATCTGGAAGGATTCAGGTAACGGAACAGCAACTCTCTATGACTATAACCTCCAGGGAATGGTTGTAAGGCCAAATGGCATTGATCCGTATAACGATCATAATGTGACCATCGATCTCATGCTAACCGATGACGATGGCATGACCTCCAGACTAAGCCAGGTTTCGGGTAATCTGACAATTCTTTAA
- a CDS encoding DUF5658 family protein → MLPDNINTHSKGLFNTEAIYDFLHEARFIILLYIIGDFLTTFHALSNGYGFEENGILSGLMETHGIWSLLIVKIMILAVIYWNYCSTKASVHSYARKLWNLSRTGVSIFGLVLVINNLMVITVRSSLFECLGFF, encoded by the coding sequence ATGCTTCCTGATAATATCAATACACACAGCAAAGGATTGTTCAACACAGAAGCGATATACGACTTCCTGCATGAGGCCAGATTCATTATACTGCTTTATATAATTGGAGATTTTCTCACAACATTCCATGCCCTGAGCAACGGATACGGATTTGAGGAAAATGGCATTCTTTCCGGCTTAATGGAAACCCATGGAATCTGGTCGCTGCTAATTGTAAAAATTATGATACTGGCAGTTATCTACTGGAACTATTGCTCTACAAAAGCATCAGTTCATTCATATGCCAGAAAACTATGGAACCTTTCAAGGACAGGAGTAAGTATTTTCGGACTTGTGCTTGTCATCAACAATCTTATGGTAATTACTGTAAGATCAAGCCTGTTCGAGTGCCTGGGCTTCTTCTGA
- a CDS encoding LL-diaminopimelate aminotransferase has product MYSDRINSLPPYLFATIDASKAAIRAKGVDVIDLGVGDPDQPTPAHIVESMCEAVRNPETHTYPSYTGMMSFRKAAADWCKESRGLELDPASQVLTMIGSKEGIAHIPLAFINPGDVALCPDPAYPVYKIGTEFAGGEPCIMPLLEENNFLPDLDAIPKDKLEKAKLMFLNYPNNPTSAIADKKFFEEVVQFAKDNDIVVIHDNAYSEMTYDGYKSPSFLSVDGAMDVGIELYSLSKTYNMTGWRLAFAVGNKDIISGVGKVKSNVDSGAFDAIQMAGITALSSSQQCVADMNTIYEERRDALLKGLHELGLDVKPPKATFYVWAPVPDGYDSMGFAKLLLEEAGIVATPGVGFGTYGEGYIRFALTRSVDRINEAVERMSKLNI; this is encoded by the coding sequence ATGTATTCTGACAGGATTAACTCATTGCCTCCATACTTATTTGCGACAATAGATGCGTCCAAGGCAGCGATCAGAGCTAAGGGAGTAGATGTTATAGATCTCGGAGTTGGTGACCCTGACCAGCCAACACCCGCACATATAGTAGAATCTATGTGTGAAGCTGTGCGCAATCCGGAAACACACACATATCCATCCTACACAGGAATGATGAGCTTTAGGAAAGCAGCTGCAGACTGGTGCAAAGAAAGTAGAGGACTTGAACTTGACCCTGCTTCTCAGGTACTCACCATGATCGGCTCAAAGGAAGGAATCGCACACATACCACTGGCATTTATCAATCCTGGAGATGTTGCGCTCTGTCCTGATCCGGCATATCCTGTATACAAAATAGGAACAGAGTTTGCAGGTGGAGAGCCTTGCATCATGCCTTTACTGGAAGAAAATAACTTCCTTCCTGACCTTGATGCAATACCAAAGGACAAGCTTGAAAAAGCAAAGTTGATGTTCCTTAACTATCCGAACAACCCTACATCAGCAATCGCTGATAAGAAGTTCTTTGAAGAAGTTGTTCAGTTTGCAAAGGATAATGACATTGTTGTTATCCATGACAATGCATATTCTGAAATGACCTACGACGGCTACAAATCACCAAGTTTCCTGAGCGTTGACGGTGCAATGGATGTAGGAATTGAACTTTACTCACTTTCAAAGACATATAACATGACAGGATGGAGACTTGCATTCGCTGTGGGTAACAAGGATATAATCTCAGGCGTAGGCAAAGTAAAGTCTAACGTTGATTCTGGAGCTTTCGATGCTATCCAGATGGCAGGCATTACTGCTCTTTCCAGTTCACAGCAGTGTGTTGCTGACATGAACACCATATATGAAGAAAGAAGAGATGCACTCCTTAAGGGACTCCATGAACTTGGACTTGACGTAAAGCCTCCAAAGGCAACATTCTACGTATGGGCTCCTGTTCCTGACGGCTATGACTCAATGGGATTTGCAAAACTGCTTCTTGAGGAAGCAGGAATAGTAGCAACACCTGGTGTCGGTTTTGGAACTTACGGTGAAGGTTATATCAGATTTGCACTTACACGCTCCGTTGACAGGATCAATGAAGCTGTGGAAAGGATGAGCAAACTGAATATCTGA
- a CDS encoding type II secretion system F family protein, which yields MVKTQDVDVHQVFNDGSTNKYIEKYKMFCYVFGKHIDKKPQDDIAKSLYQADMVLTPGMFMSLALVTAGLSAGIIFILSVLLFRSSSSPLVYISVLTFLTFGLTVSGFPFMLYNKVSNKNMNIEQELPFTLGYMTILASSGSSPMDVIRKVAIEDYGDVSVEFGKVMYRVDVLGEDGVSAMNHLIRNTSSESLRAICIDLANAMQSGGGLRTYLEMKSRELMDMRRKMQQEFVDSLGVYGEGYLSGVVMSVVLVVLMIVVTSALGIDLGPFTAKQMFQFFVYFMLPFINIVFLILLWMKYSRSTL from the coding sequence ATGGTCAAAACCCAGGATGTAGATGTCCATCAGGTTTTCAATGATGGAAGTACTAACAAGTATATTGAAAAATATAAGATGTTCTGTTATGTCTTTGGTAAGCACATAGATAAAAAACCACAGGATGATATTGCCAAATCACTTTACCAGGCAGACATGGTACTTACTCCTGGTATGTTTATGTCTCTGGCATTGGTTACTGCCGGTCTGTCTGCAGGAATTATTTTTATTTTATCTGTCCTGCTTTTTAGAAGTTCATCATCTCCTCTTGTCTACATATCCGTACTGACATTTCTCACGTTCGGCCTTACAGTGAGTGGGTTCCCGTTCATGCTTTACAACAAGGTATCCAATAAGAACATGAACATAGAGCAGGAACTGCCTTTCACCCTTGGTTATATGACTATTCTTGCAAGTTCAGGTTCTTCTCCCATGGATGTCATAAGGAAAGTTGCAATCGAGGACTATGGTGACGTTTCGGTTGAATTTGGCAAAGTAATGTACCGTGTGGATGTGCTTGGTGAGGATGGTGTCAGTGCCATGAACCACCTTATACGCAACACGTCTTCTGAATCTCTAAGAGCCATTTGCATTGATCTTGCTAATGCAATGCAGTCCGGTGGAGGACTACGAACTTATCTGGAAATGAAATCCAGGGAACTAATGGATATGAGGCGTAAAATGCAGCAGGAGTTCGTTGATTCTCTTGGTGTGTATGGTGAAGGATACCTGAGTGGTGTTGTCATGAGTGTTGTACTTGTAGTCCTGATGATCGTGGTCACAAGTGCTCTTGGAATTGATCTGGGACCTTTTACGGCCAAACAGATGTTCCAGTTCTTTGTTTACTTCATGTTGCCTTTCATAAACATTGTTTTCCTGATCTTGTTATGGATGAAATATTCAAGGAGTACTCTATGA
- a CDS encoding type II/IV secretion system ATPase subunit encodes MAKLQLRSRFSKKRPSSVSVETADDIEVEADAEYVSDQTVEIIGSADDEDFSDKGHISEEEILSLSDELDELEIIDNQEIPGDAFLNPEEDISDLSLQPELVIIVEEPEVSVSDDKVKKKNKLSFKIGKKEKKPKKSSNKDSLTTTGEEGDEQKSKPAKKKSKFNLDFNLNFGKKKKITQENENNDDITSEDKQEQEPTEESPVSLLLKKIEQIITPKPENIDEMEFIVGDISVPAPGVPQKEVSITYEVTPRFQYVHIEFTGESLLYSCLEPPLSETEREALFIIQNAFDKMAHSEILLVEEEDRAEALRDRFDLIIDIYRLKLTETQKDKFFYYLHKKYMGFDRMDLLMKDPYIEDITCNGPYTPLYVNHRVYGSVATDVVYEEIELNNFVMRMAQAAGRHISVLEPIRDATLVDGSRANLTLGKEVTKRGSTFTIRRFRSNPVSCIDLMNYKTYDSTVLAYFWLMVEYKRSVLAAGGTASGKTTTLNALGAFIPPEYKIVSIEDTAEMNLMHPNWTQSITRAGFGGGEGGKSAGDIELFDLLKAALRQRPEYIVVGEVRGAEAGTLFQAISVGHPCMGTIHAGSIQELLSRVESEPMNVPRNLFASVDMVIFNSMIKVGEHFLRRALRIVEIVELDPERGDLVTNPVFKWNPITDEYEFSGSSAMFDDINEEFGIDQSELVSEMDLRARYLEGLARDGITEYEEVARAIRRYSRQKDEMLEMTH; translated from the coding sequence TTGGCTAAACTTCAACTGCGTTCAAGATTCAGTAAAAAAAGACCATCATCTGTATCAGTTGAAACAGCAGATGATATTGAAGTTGAAGCTGATGCAGAATATGTTTCAGATCAGACAGTTGAAATTATCGGATCGGCAGATGATGAGGATTTTTCCGATAAGGGACATATCAGTGAAGAGGAGATTCTTTCTCTTTCAGATGAACTGGATGAGCTTGAAATCATAGATAATCAGGAAATACCCGGAGATGCCTTCCTTAATCCTGAAGAAGACATTAGTGATCTCTCTTTACAGCCAGAGCTTGTTATTATTGTCGAGGAACCTGAAGTATCTGTTTCAGATGACAAAGTCAAGAAAAAGAATAAATTAAGTTTCAAAATTGGCAAAAAGGAAAAGAAGCCAAAAAAATCCTCCAATAAAGATAGTCTGACAACTACCGGAGAAGAGGGTGACGAACAAAAATCAAAACCTGCAAAAAAGAAATCCAAATTCAATCTTGATTTTAACCTGAATTTTGGAAAGAAAAAGAAAATCACCCAAGAAAACGAAAATAACGATGATATCACGTCCGAAGACAAACAGGAACAAGAACCAACCGAAGAATCACCTGTTTCTTTGCTTCTCAAAAAGATAGAACAGATAATAACCCCAAAACCTGAAAATATCGATGAGATGGAATTCATCGTTGGCGACATCTCTGTTCCTGCCCCCGGAGTTCCACAAAAAGAAGTAAGCATCACCTATGAAGTTACTCCCAGGTTCCAGTATGTCCATATTGAATTTACCGGTGAGTCGCTTCTATATAGTTGTCTTGAGCCTCCGCTAAGTGAAACTGAAAGAGAGGCCCTGTTCATCATACAGAATGCTTTTGACAAAATGGCACACTCTGAGATTCTTCTAGTAGAAGAGGAAGACCGTGCCGAAGCTCTCAGGGACAGGTTCGATCTAATTATAGATATCTATCGCCTGAAGCTCACTGAAACCCAGAAAGACAAGTTCTTCTATTATCTTCATAAAAAATACATGGGTTTTGACAGGATGGACCTTCTGATGAAGGATCCATATATAGAAGATATCACCTGTAACGGTCCATATACACCTCTTTATGTCAATCACAGGGTATACGGTTCAGTTGCAACGGATGTTGTCTATGAAGAGATTGAGCTCAACAACTTCGTCATGAGGATGGCGCAGGCGGCTGGAAGACATATTTCCGTACTTGAGCCTATCAGGGATGCAACACTTGTGGATGGAAGTCGTGCAAACCTCACACTTGGAAAAGAGGTCACAAAAAGAGGTTCCACATTCACCATCAGGCGTTTCAGATCCAATCCGGTCTCCTGCATCGACCTGATGAACTATAAGACCTATGATTCAACTGTCCTTGCATATTTCTGGCTCATGGTGGAATACAAACGTTCAGTACTTGCAGCCGGAGGAACAGCTTCAGGAAAGACGACTACTTTGAATGCTTTAGGAGCATTCATTCCGCCGGAATACAAGATAGTATCCATTGAGGATACTGCCGAAATGAACCTCATGCATCCTAACTGGACACAATCTATCACAAGAGCCGGTTTTGGTGGTGGTGAAGGTGGTAAATCCGCAGGTGATATCGAACTTTTCGATCTCCTTAAAGCCGCTTTGAGACAGAGACCTGAATACATCGTGGTTGGTGAGGTTCGTGGTGCTGAAGCAGGTACGCTTTTCCAGGCTATCTCAGTAGGTCACCCATGCATGGGAACAATCCACGCAGGTTCTATACAGGAATTGCTCTCCAGGGTTGAATCCGAACCTATGAACGTGCCAAGGAACCTTTTTGCCAGCGTTGATATGGTTATATTCAATTCCATGATCAAGGTGGGTGAACACTTTCTCAGGCGTGCGCTCAGGATTGTTGAGATAGTGGAGCTTGATCCTGAACGTGGTGACCTCGTTACCAATCCTGTATTCAAATGGAACCCTATTACGGACGAATATGAGTTCAGTGGCAGCAGTGCCATGTTCGATGATATCAATGAAGAGTTCGGCATCGATCAGAGTGAACTTGTAAGTGAAATGGACCTCAGGGCGAGATATCTGGAAGGACTTGCACGCGATGGCATCACAGAATATGAAGAAGTTGCAAGGGCCATAAGAAGATACTCACGGCAAAAAGACGAAATGCTGGAGATGACTCATTAA
- a CDS encoding type II secretion system F family protein, whose product MNIEKYRLTAQRYVQMLTIRYDIKREYLTLGIPVFIALMIVALAIFTGHSFVTDEAAVGGAAVSDEAAAKQAAYEQLVAEMEAAEAADRGEVIATEEPVAEPETEKDKPKDDLDHIMVFAVLVAIIPYSIDSFIEKRNLQKREVAFSEFLYKLSELMRGGIDPVKGFINLSKTNLGAISSHAQDAASSMVLGKSFDESMHRMSDSMKSRLVSRYIDVVVQAAYTGGNVADLLFRTSEDMRSVIAIQREKEANLKQYIVIFYLAQGIIIMLTYILSTSLLPLIQGVGMEMLGGAGLSDIDFERGFFHMIILNALFGGLIVGQITEGEIKHGFKHSAILIALSYVACVTLLLPAGVGSTYMVTVASGDAQEVMGGIPLQQPIIFNVTDADGNPAAGTFVKMTITPTGVITSSMTKDDGTVTVSPVPGSNAGTYVVTATAGESKGTATIIVNGGGD is encoded by the coding sequence ATGAATATTGAAAAATATCGTCTGACAGCGCAGCGTTATGTTCAGATGCTGACTATACGTTATGATATCAAACGTGAATATCTCACATTAGGGATACCTGTCTTCATTGCGTTAATGATCGTGGCTCTGGCAATATTTACCGGTCATTCATTTGTCACAGATGAAGCTGCAGTCGGAGGTGCTGCAGTCAGTGATGAGGCTGCTGCAAAGCAGGCAGCTTACGAGCAACTTGTAGCTGAAATGGAAGCGGCAGAAGCTGCAGATAGAGGCGAGGTGATAGCAACTGAAGAACCAGTTGCAGAACCTGAAACTGAAAAAGATAAACCAAAAGATGATCTTGATCACATTATGGTTTTTGCTGTACTTGTGGCCATTATTCCGTATTCTATTGATTCGTTCATAGAAAAGCGAAATCTGCAAAAAAGGGAAGTTGCTTTCAGTGAATTCCTGTACAAACTTTCAGAATTAATGAGAGGTGGTATTGATCCCGTAAAAGGTTTTATCAATCTCTCCAAGACCAATCTTGGGGCTATCAGCAGTCATGCTCAGGATGCAGCGTCATCAATGGTGCTTGGTAAATCCTTTGATGAATCTATGCACAGGATGTCAGATTCAATGAAAAGTCGTCTTGTTTCCAGGTATATAGATGTAGTCGTGCAGGCTGCATATACTGGAGGTAATGTGGCTGACCTGTTGTTCCGGACTTCCGAGGACATGAGGTCTGTGATTGCCATCCAGAGGGAAAAAGAGGCAAACCTGAAGCAATATATTGTCATTTTCTACCTTGCACAAGGTATCATTATAATGCTGACCTACATACTTTCAACATCCCTGTTGCCTCTTATTCAGGGTGTGGGAATGGAAATGCTAGGAGGTGCAGGTCTTTCGGATATAGACTTTGAGCGTGGTTTTTTCCATATGATCATACTCAATGCTCTATTTGGCGGACTTATAGTCGGACAGATCACAGAGGGTGAGATCAAACACGGATTCAAGCATTCTGCTATATTGATTGCATTAAGTTATGTTGCATGTGTAACATTGCTGCTTCCGGCAGGTGTAGGCAGCACATACATGGTAACGGTAGCCTCCGGTGATGCACAGGAGGTTATGGGTGGTATTCCACTGCAGCAGCCTATTATATTCAATGTAACCGATGCAGATGGTAATCCTGCTGCCGGTACGTTTGTCAAAATGACGATCACACCTACTGGAGTGATTACAAGTTCTATGACAAAGGATGATGGGACAGTCACTGTGTCTCCAGTCCCTGGTTCAAATGCAGGTACTTATGTCGTAACAGCGACAGCAGGTGAATCGAAGGGTACAGCAACAATAATTGTGAATGGAGGAGGAGATTAA
- the pstA gene encoding phosphate ABC transporter permease PstA encodes MKPRILKEQFFKFISYLAGATTVLILIVILGQIFMAGLPSLNFQFIVTPESEAKGLGGGIANGIAGTILLSFFSTILATPIAVGTSIYLKKYAKEGRMVRTLRFMIDVLSGTPSIVLAIFGLMVLVIYMRYLTGGFSLIAGSIGLAILILPVIERSAEEAIETVPHELEEASYALGANKWDTIRLITIPYSMTGIITGVVLGLGRAAEESAVVILTAGNSQFMPMYKVVPDARFIFGVQVYPLQFPVGSLPLLIYKSYQSPHLIPISEGFGAAFVLIMIVMLINLTTKLLLWRRRIG; translated from the coding sequence TTGAAACCCCGAATTCTCAAGGAACAGTTCTTCAAATTTATCAGTTATCTGGCCGGTGCCACTACAGTTCTTATTCTGATAGTTATCCTGGGCCAGATATTTATGGCGGGTTTGCCAAGTTTGAATTTTCAATTTATAGTAACACCCGAATCCGAAGCAAAAGGTCTCGGTGGTGGTATTGCTAATGGTATTGCCGGTACGATATTGCTATCGTTTTTCTCCACAATTCTTGCAACTCCAATCGCAGTTGGAACGTCAATCTATCTTAAAAAGTATGCAAAAGAAGGAAGGATGGTAAGAACTCTCAGGTTCATGATAGATGTGCTTTCAGGGACCCCCTCCATAGTACTTGCTATATTTGGATTAATGGTCCTTGTTATCTATATGCGATATCTTACTGGAGGCTTTTCCTTGATCGCAGGTAGTATAGGTCTGGCAATACTCATATTGCCGGTTATTGAAAGGTCTGCTGAAGAGGCTATTGAGACCGTTCCCCATGAACTGGAAGAAGCAAGTTATGCTCTGGGAGCCAACAAATGGGATACTATTAGGCTGATAACGATTCCATATTCCATGACCGGAATAATCACAGGTGTGGTTTTAGGTTTGGGAAGAGCTGCAGAAGAGTCTGCAGTTGTGATTCTCACCGCCGGGAATTCACAATTTATGCCAATGTACAAAGTAGTTCCAGATGCGAGATTTATTTTTGGTGTTCAGGTATATCCTCTTCAGTTTCCTGTTGGTTCTCTTCCTCTTCTAATTTATAAATCCTATCAGTCTCCTCATCTGATACCCATATCCGAAGGTTTTGGAGCCGCCTTTGTTTTAATAATGATTGTTATGCTTATAAATCTGACAACAAAATTGCTTCTCTGGAGGCGCAGAATTGGCTAA
- a CDS encoding PhoU domain-containing protein — MEWVREGGLTAGDTVLLTVRPDRSLLISSDQSNVKKNVRLKVDMIASEDQEENFRLLVANYLVGYDIIRILSPRGFSAAERKYLKESARRRLIGIEIVEETRTEIILQNLLNFQDISFEKSLQSMYRIIFSMMEDSIVALREADVELAKDIIHRDNDVDKFYLLSVRQIKAALDDSTLAGKIGIKDTKDCLGYRLIVKLMERIGDHVQGISQSVIQMDGEKGDNDDIIEMGLLSQKLFQDSFNSIMSIDTDLANHVMRTSKISIALGNKIIQKSEHSEKTYCLSGERQRKIIESFQRISEYSADIAEMVINMKATHIKQTLSEEAQALEQA; from the coding sequence ATTGAGTGGGTAAGAGAAGGCGGACTCACAGCCGGTGACACTGTGCTTCTCACAGTAAGGCCGGACAGATCACTGCTTATTAGCTCTGACCAGAGTAATGTGAAAAAGAATGTCCGGTTAAAAGTCGATATGATCGCATCTGAGGATCAGGAAGAGAATTTCAGGTTGCTTGTTGCTAATTATCTTGTAGGTTATGATATAATCAGGATCCTTTCTCCCCGGGGATTTTCGGCTGCAGAGCGTAAGTATCTGAAAGAATCTGCCCGCAGACGCCTTATAGGTATTGAAATTGTAGAGGAAACAAGGACAGAGATAATACTCCAGAACCTGCTGAATTTCCAGGATATTTCCTTTGAAAAGTCTCTCCAGAGTATGTACCGTATCATTTTTTCCATGATGGAGGATTCTATTGTGGCATTAAGGGAAGCTGATGTGGAACTTGCAAAGGATATCATTCACAGGGATAATGATGTTGATAAGTTCTATCTTTTAAGTGTCAGGCAAATAAAAGCAGCTCTGGATGATTCTACACTTGCCGGCAAGATAGGTATAAAAGACACAAAAGACTGTCTTGGTTATCGCTTAATCGTAAAGCTCATGGAACGTATTGGTGATCATGTCCAGGGTATCTCCCAAAGTGTGATCCAGATGGACGGTGAAAAAGGTGACAACGATGACATTATTGAAATGGGTCTTCTTTCCCAGAAACTTTTCCAGGATTCTTTTAATTCGATAATGAGCATTGACACTGACCTTGCAAATCATGTGATGCGGACTTCCAAGATATCAATTGCTCTTGGAAATAAGATAATCCAGAAGTCTGAGCACAGTGAAAAAACTTATTGCCTTTCAGGTGAGCGCCAGAGAAAAATAATCGAGAGCTTCCAGCGTATCTCAGAATACAGTGCTGATATAGCTGAAATGGTCATCAATATGAAAGCTACCCACATCAAGCAAACTTTATCAGAAGAAGCCCAGGCACTCGAACAGGCTTGA
- the pstC gene encoding phosphate ABC transporter permease subunit PstC — MKTDIRSAIAQIVFTACGIITAITVLYLIGFIFYMAFPVLKSQGTYFIVGDVWNYTNGIYGAKIFIIGTLAVTFVTIILAFPLGIFTSIFLAEFAPEKLAYVLRSLVELLVGIPSVVYGIFGFVVLSKFMMNHVKPLISGTLGFIPIFYDTQPSSGDGVLLASMVLAVMILPTIVALSENAIRSVPAAYREASYAVGATHWETVRKVVIPSASGGIMASLVLGTMRAMGETMAVVMLLGNSAGIPTSIFSSGYAMTSKILNDAGERMANAEHMSALFAIAAVLFLIEILFVFAARKLEARF, encoded by the coding sequence ATGAAAACGGATATAAGATCTGCCATTGCACAGATTGTTTTTACTGCATGTGGCATTATAACTGCAATTACTGTTTTGTACTTGATTGGATTTATTTTCTATATGGCTTTCCCGGTCTTAAAAAGTCAGGGAACATATTTTATCGTGGGTGACGTCTGGAATTACACGAATGGTATCTATGGTGCAAAGATATTCATTATCGGGACTCTGGCGGTAACCTTTGTAACTATTATTCTGGCATTTCCTCTGGGGATTTTTACTTCCATTTTCCTTGCGGAATTTGCTCCTGAGAAACTCGCATATGTACTTCGCTCTCTGGTAGAATTGCTTGTGGGCATCCCTTCTGTTGTATATGGTATCTTCGGTTTTGTAGTACTAAGCAAATTTATGATGAATCATGTAAAACCGTTAATAAGCGGAACTCTGGGTTTCATTCCAATATTCTATGACACCCAGCCGAGTTCAGGGGATGGCGTGCTGCTGGCTTCCATGGTGCTTGCAGTGATGATCTTGCCTACGATTGTGGCATTATCTGAGAACGCCATAAGGTCAGTACCCGCTGCATACAGGGAAGCATCGTATGCTGTTGGGGCTACCCACTGGGAAACGGTCCGGAAGGTCGTTATCCCTTCGGCATCGGGGGGTATAATGGCATCATTGGTGCTTGGCACAATGCGTGCTATGGGTGAGACCATGGCTGTTGTAATGCTGCTTGGGAACAGCGCAGGCATTCCTACTTCTATTTTCAGTTCAGGTTATGCCATGACCTCAAAAATTCTGAATGATGCCGGTGAAAGGATGGCGAACGCGGAACACATGAGTGCCCTGTTTGCAATAGCTGCGGTGCTCTTTTTAATCGAGATATTATTTGTCTTTGCTGCAAGGAAATTGGAGGCAAGATTTTGA